One Phragmites australis chromosome 23, lpPhrAust1.1, whole genome shotgun sequence DNA window includes the following coding sequences:
- the LOC133905840 gene encoding ATP-citrate synthase alpha chain protein 3, producing MARKKIREYDSKRLLREHLKRLAGIDLQILSAQVTQSTDFTELVNQEPWLSSMKLVVKPDMLFGKRGKSGLVALNLDLAQVRQFVKERLGVEVEMGGCKAPITTFIVEPFVPHDQEYYLSIVSERLGCTISFSECGGIEIEENWDKVKTISLPTEKQMTPDACAPLIATLPLEVRAKIGDFIRGVFSVFQDLDFSFLEMNPFTLVNGEPYPLDMRGELDDTAAFKNFKNWGNIEFPLPFGRVLSPSESFIHELDEKTSASLKFTVLNPKGRIWTMVAGGGASVIYADTVGDLGYASELGNYAEYSGAPNEEEVLQYARVVLDCATTDPDGRKRALLIGGGIANFTDVAATFSGIIRALREKESKLKAARMNIYVRRGGPNYQTGLAKMRALGAELGVPIEVYGPEATMTGICKQAIDCIMTEA from the exons ATGGCACGGAAGAAGATCCGGGAGTACGACTCCAAGCGCCTCCTCCGGGAGCACCTCAAGCGCCTCGCCGGCATCGACCTCCAGATCCTCTCCGCGCAG GTCACACAATCAACAGATTTCACTGAGCTTGTGAACCAGGAGCCATGGCTCTCATCTATGAAGTTGGTCGTGAAACCTGACATGCTGTTTGGTAAACGTGGGAAGAGCGGACTTGTGGCCCTCAACCTAGATCTCGCCCAAGTTCGCCAATTTGTCAAGGAGCGGTTGGGAGTTGAG GTCGAGATGGGTGGCTGCAAAGCTCCAATTACAACCTTCATAGTTGAGCCGTTTGTGCCCCATGATCAAGAGTACTACCTTTCAATTGTATCAGAAAGGCTTGGCTGTACCATTAGTTTCTCAGAGTGTGGAGGTATTGAGATTGAGGAGAACTGGGACAAGGTTAAGACGATCTCTCTTCCCACAGAGAAGCAAATGACACCTGATGCATGTGCTCCGTTGATTGCCACCCTGCCGTTGGAG GTCCGCGCAAAAATAGGTGATTTCATTAGAGGGGTATTTTCTGTTTTCCAAG ACTTGGATTTCTCATTTCTTGAGATGAACCCATTCACCTTGGTAAACGGTGAACCGTATCCTCTGGATATGAGAGGAGAACTGGATGACACAGCCGCtttcaagaacttcaagaa CTGGGGTAACATTGAGTTCCCTCTACCTTTCGGAAGAGTGCTCAGCCCCTCAGAAAGCTTTATCCACGAACTGGATGAGAAG ACAAGTGCATCTCTGAAGTTCACAGTATTGAACCCAAAAGGGCGCATTTGGACAATGGTTGCAGGTGGTGGCGCTAGTGTCATATATGCTGACACG GTCGGAGATTTGGGATATGCTTCGGAGCTAGGAAATTATGCAGAGTACAGTGGAGCTCCCAATGAGGAGGAGGTTCTGCAATATGCTAGAGTGGTTCTGGAT TGTGCTACCACGGATCCTGATGGCCGTAAACGAGCCCTTCTGATCGGAGGAGGTATAGCAAACTTCACTGATGTTGCTGCTACATTTAGTGGCATCATTCGGGCTTTAAGAGAGAAG GAATCCAAATTAAAGGCCGCAAGGATGAACATTTATGTTCGGAGAGGTGGTCCAAACTACCAAACTGGACTTGCTAAAATGCGCGCCCTAGGTGCGGAACTTGGTGTTCCAATTGAG GTATATGGGCCAGAGGCGACAATGACTGGAATCTGCAAACAAGCCATTGATTGCATCATGACCGAAGCATAA
- the LOC133906237 gene encoding protein MODIFIER OF SNC1 1-like, producing MASSLLTTDRRWAAPPARKSGMTVLGRVPKPINLPSQRLENNGLDPNLEIVPKGTLTWGSKLTPTAPNAWGSSSILSIKIDGSSSSSSHLNGRPSSGGGSRPSTAGSESLGSPNAWGPNSRPSSASGTLPSPHLPIATNRPRSAETRPGSSQLSRFADNASENVKASMRTIDRLGSSSHGHGFTLSTGDFPTLGSEKCSELNSQRGHSSKGRPTSSSGKEASQNEQGKSLTAGSVEVISPPNNQPADIMKTEQHVHTGGASLSATSLPNVGQQPQPYPPNFRMPPPQFDSWRPSPGHPPEGMWHRGPASGGPYRPVGPPGSFPVEPFGYYGQFPPNSEAAARQGSGHGGYHPKNGDAYHPMPPNSYIMNQPVIPVRPVYQGPVPYDGYYGPRANFNNANVGDPHFVGGPHQPGILNQFPNLNDKFHPGHSQNRPGKHESVPREQLESDKVHVFRRGQPRILHDNPDRIGGTHEVERNTQPAPPLLPHPDGNWTDVNMRTGIRDTFSERNRVLTKSVTDQRSPAATDHLSVLGNAHPRETGDGTLRKKFKEDNLVTLDQQPVIKKNAALIEKIESLNNKARNVDARNVPESASSKEFKEKHQKSIDSKADQVMKDVSSTAVIAGIASASDQKASVSQISPVLQGQPNVPTYGPVVGPSHSQLTELSKGGKIGDSIDACVHRRGDSSRNSHHGSSKDRSDNKFAGHGRGESYATDSLPVVDLRNSQHEQPPESASQLPPVTVTDDMPATPDYESQRAKMRELAAQRAKKLQAEEEERIKNQKAKALAKLEELNRRSSVLQKNPNDTTEETDDVHNEQKAGLDVTAKLANSTAELRDVTASDSLTALQPRDPKHIVPAQPQSATLSHTADVGKDPAAHATSSSARNAQSNMEHVAQKSISQSHSISVPKPKQGYRKRHVVSEEKIPDEKPIVPVSPANARKHVDASFDTAVAVVTPHGDPPAQNKKGARHSRNKKKVDDAPVTLKYAPVVFNEQNAVKVSSEPKTQTGGVIISSSIVPTEGTIVTVGSITVGGISLAPLNQERVKSPDGTQNSENSRSRPQQARKSGKHQPAVRPVENPHGNEGIVWAPVNPSGHEQSDGALLNTAVAEPAQPAEKNSNDGENVTRTKRAEMERYVPKPLSKELQQQNLGQNLQSDNKSHGKEAVEKSSNAKFDAATEPKKSEDKKTSKGHGKSHPSWRRRNTEESAVVVPNPVELAYSSRESKAVQKSSDQNKTLKPDKQEDKLFNSKVAASAENSSAPAQAIPLPVSAAKEHSATNRQRRQHVKAQRNEASSYSNESKDREGRNDFVYQSATPAMDSNSSDHRNMPRSDVKNSGVVSHSKAHWKPKSNFRSHSSSQGNSDVEVQMDSHGGRFETNSSEGFDSTTRQGSSDEATKRSGGIDEKDAFKEQENVQQEDGNQKSESHVSAEQQHVNPPLRHQGHHNGRYNRGGGTHRGRGYDAGRTSHGTNAERRRGGTHLEYQPVGSYNKPSGFQQNPSVDERTEVPPASGLEFRERGHNRGPRHGHFVKRNPTSEPNTNSYQDE from the exons ATGGCCTCGAGCCTGCTCACAACGGACAGGAG GTGGGCTGCTCCTCCTGCAAGGAAATCTGGCATGACTGTTCTAGGAAGGGTCCCAAAACCCATTAATTTACCGAGTCAGAG GTTGGAAAACAATGGTCTTGATCCCAATCTGGAAATTGTTCCAAA GGGCACCCTCACATGGGGCAGCAAACTGACACCTACAGCCCCAAATGCATGGGGTTCCTCGTCAATTCTGTCAATCAAGATTGATGGAAGTTCCAGTTCATCCAGCCACCTCAATGGCCGGCCTTCTTCTGGGGGAGGCTCAAGGCCATCAACAGCTGGAAGTGAATCCCTTGGTTCACCCAACGCTTGGGGTCCGAATTCTCGGCCATCTTCGGCATCAGGCACATTGCCATCACCTCATTTACCAATAGCCACAAACCGTCCCCGAAGTGCGGAAACAAGACCAGGAAGTTCACAGCTTTCTCGATTCGCCGATAATGCTTCAGAGAATGTGAAAGCATCAATGAGGACTATTGACAGATTG GGATCTTCATCACATGGGCATGGGTTCACTCTAAGTACTGGTGATTTCCCAACACTTGGCTCTGAAAAATGCTCTGAATTAAACAGTCAACGAG GCCATAGTTCGAAAGGACGCCCGACTTCTAGTTCGGGTAAAGAGGCATCGCAAAATGAACAAGGGAAGAGTCTAACAGCTG GATCTGTTGAGGTAATTTCACCACCCAATAATCAGCCTGCGGATATCATGAAGACAGAGCAGCATGTACATACTGGAGGTGCTTCTCTCTCCGCCACAAGTCTGCCAAATGTAGGCCAGCAGCCACAGCCATACCCTCCTAATTTCCGTATGCCTCCTCCACAGTTTGATTCATGGCGTCCATCTCCTGGTCACCCACCTGAGGGAATGTGGCATAGAGGACCAGCATCAGGTGGCCCATACAGACCTGTAGGCCCCCCTGGCAGTTTCCCTGTCGAACCATTTGGTTATTATGGTCAGTTCCCACCCAACTCTGAAGCAGCAGCAAGGCAGGGATCAGGGCATGGTGGATATCACCCTAAGAATGGAGATGCATATCATCCTATGCCTCCTAATTCCTATATTATGAACCAACCTGTTATTCCAGTTAGACCAGTTTACCAGGGCCCAGTGCCTTATGATGGATATTATGGTCCTCGAGCGAATTTCAATAATGCCAATGTGGGAGATCCACATTTCGTTGGAGGTCCTCATCAACCAGGAATATTGAATCAATTCCCAAATCTGAATGACAAGTTCCACCCTGGACATTCTCAGAACAGACCAGGCAAACACGAATCTGTTCCTAGGGAGCAGCTGGAATCTGATAAAGTACATGTGTTCCGTCGAGGACAGCCTAGGATTTTGCATGATAACCCTGATCGCATAGGAGGTACCCATGAAGTGGAAAGGAATACTCAGCCAGCACCACCACTTCTTCCACATCCTGATGGAAACTGGACTGATGTGAACATGAGGACAGGTATAAGGGATACCTTTAGTGAAAGAAACAGGGTGCTTACAAAGTCAGTGACTGACCAGAGAAGTCCAGCTGCTACAGACCATTTATCTGTTCTTGGAAATGCACACCCCAGGGAAACTGGTGATGGCACTCTGCGCAAGAAATTCAAGGAGGATAATTTAGTTACACTTGATCAGCAACCTGTCATTAAGAAGAATGCAGCTTTAATAGAGAAAATTGAGAGTTTAAACAACAAAGCTAGAAATGTTGATGCACGCAATGTCCCAGAATCAGCTTCATCCAAGGAATTCAAGGAGAAACATCAAAAAAGCATTGATTCAAAGGCAGATCAAGTGATGAAAGATGTTTCATCAACTGCTGTCATTGCTGGTATTGCTTCTGCTTCTGACCAGAAGGCTTctgtttctcaaatttctcctGTGCTGCAGGGACAACCAAATGTGCCTACTTATGGCCCAGTTGTTGGACCGTCACATTCACAGTTAACTGAACTCAGCAAAGGTGGAAAGATTGGTGATTCAATTGATGCTTGTGTGCATAGGAGAGGTGATTCTTCAAGAAACAGTCACCATGGTTCTTCTAAAGACAGGTCAGATAACAAGTTTGCAGGCCATGGACGGGGAGAAAGTTACGCAACTGACTCTTTACCAGTAGTTGATTTGAGGAATAGTCAGCATGAACAACCACCTGAGAGTGCTTCACAGTTGCCACCTGTGACAGTAACTGATGATATGCCAGCTACACCTGATTACGAGTCTCAG CGTGCAAAAATGAGGGAGTTGGCTGCACAACGTGCAAAGAAGTTGCAAGCTGAGGAGGAGGAACGAATAAAGAACCAAAAAGCAAAAGCTCTTGCGAAGTTGGAAGAACTGAACAGGCGTTCATCAGTGCTTCAGAAGAATCCAAATGACACGACAGAAGAAACTGATGATGTGCATAATGAGCAAAAGGCTGGACTTGATGTGACTGCTAAACTTGCCAATTCAACTGCTGAACTACGTGATGTTACTGCATCCGATAGTCTTACTGCTCTTCAGCCTCGTGATCCCAAGCATATTGTTCCTGCACAGCCCCAGTCTGCTACACTATCACATACTGCAGATGTTGGTAAAGATCCTGCTGCTCATGCCACCTCATCTTCAGCCAGGAACGCACAGAGCAACATGGAGCATGTTGCACAGAAAAGTATCTCACAATCTCATAGCATCAGTGTTCCAAAGCCTAAACAGGGATACAGAAAAAGGCATGTTGTTTCAGAGGAGAAAATCCCTGACGAGAAGCCAATCGTTCCAGTAAGCCCTGCAAATGCTAGGAAACATGTTGACGCTTCTTTTGACACAGCAGTAGCTGTTGTTACACCACATGGTGATCCCCCAGCCCAAAACAAGAAGGGTGCCCGGCATTcaagaaataagaaaaaggTGGATGATGCTCCAGTTACTTTGAAATATGCACCGGTGGTGTTTAATGAGCAGAATGCAGTGAAAGTCTCTAGTGAGCCAAAGACACAAACTGGTGGTGTTATTATCAGTAGCTCAATAGTTCCCACCGAAGGTACTATTGTCACTGTGGGAAGTATAACTGTGGGTGGAATTTCACTAGCGCCTTTGAATCAGGAGCGTGTGAAATCACCAGATGGAACACAGAATTCAGAAAACAGTCGATCAAGACCTCAGCAAGCAAGAAAATCAGGAAAACATCAGCCTGCTGTTCGGCCTGTTGAGAACCCACATGGGAATGAAGGCATCGTGTGGGCACCAGTTAATCCATCAGGGCATGAACAATCAGACGGAGCCTTGCTGAACACAGCAGTAGCTGAACCTGCTCAACCAGCTGAGAAGAACTCCAATGATGGGGAGAATGTTACAAGAACAAAGAGGGCTGAAATGGAAAGATATGTACCTAAACCTCTGTCCAAAGAGCTTCAACAGCAGAATCTGGGACAAAATTTACAGTCAGATAACAAGAGTCATGGCAAGGAAGCAGTTGAGAAATCCAGTAATGCTAAATTTGATGCCGCAACCGAGCCCAAGAAATCAGAGGACAAGAAAACTAGCAAGGGACATGGGAAATCTCATCCTTCTTGGCGCAGAAGGAATACAGAAGAATCAGCTGTGGTGGTACCAAATCCTGTTGAGCTAGCATACAGCTCTCGTGAATCAAAGGCTGTTCAGAAGTCCTCTGATCAGAACAAGACACTGAAACCTGATAAGCAAGAAGATAAGCTCTTCAACTCCAAGGTTGCTGCTTCTGCTGAGAACAGTTCAGCTCCAGCTCAAGCAATTCCATTACCTGTCAGTGCTGCAAAAGAACATAGTGCAACTAATAGGCAAAGGCGGCAGCATGTTAAGGCTCAAAGAAATGAGGCAAGTAGCTACTCAAATGAGAGCAAAGATAGAGAAGGCAGGAATGACTTCGTCTATCAATCAGCAACACCGGCCATGGATTCAAACTCATCCGATCACAGAAACATGCCAAGATCTGATGTGAAGAACAGTGGGGTAGTTTCACATTCTAAAGCGCATTGGAAGCCAAAATCCAACTTCCGTTCTCATAGCAGCTCACAGGGCAATAGTGATGTTGAAGTGCAAATGGATTCCCATGGAGGTAGGTTTGAGACGAACAGCTCCGAGGGGTTTGATAGTACCACCCGTCAAGGCAGCAGTGATGAAGCAACAAAAAGGAGCGGTGGCATCGATGAGAAGGATGCTTTCAAAGAACAGGAGAACGTGCAGCAGGAAGATGGTAACCAAAAGAGTGAGAGCCACGTTAGTGCAGAACAGCAGCATGTTAATCCTCCACTGCGCCACCAAGGCCACCACAACGGGAGATACAACAGAGGAGGTGGTACACACAGGGGAAGGGGTTATGATGCTGGGAGGACAAGCCATGGCACAAATGCAGAAAGGCGGAGGGGTGGTACTCATCTTGAGTACCAGCCAGTTGGATCCTACAACAAACCCTCGGGCTTCCAGCAGAACCCAAGTGTTGACGAACGGACCGAGGTACCTCCCGCTTCAGGATTAGAGTTCAGGGAGCGTGGCCACAACAGGGGGCCACGCCATGGTCATTTTGTCAAGCGAAACCCCACTTCAGAGCCAAACACTAATTCTTACCAAGACGAATAA